In Helianthus annuus cultivar XRQ/B chromosome 9, HanXRQr2.0-SUNRISE, whole genome shotgun sequence, the following are encoded in one genomic region:
- the LOC110879060 gene encoding uncharacterized membrane protein At3g27390 — protein sequence MLNVLPDWLKIIYVVFAFCSALFFGAFKSLLVGPIAALILIVGNVVVILALFPTHVAWTVYTLLKTHRFDAPLKVAFLFGVPALFGLWLSLSIGGSVLVGVGYGFFAPLISSFEAFRQEDESHKFFHSIVDGTWGTIKGSCTVVRDFADICYHSYPLYLKELRETPASNELRTLRLIHVPACIIVGLLGLIVDVPLYTAIAIIKSPYMLFKGWQRLIHDLISREGPFLETACIPIAGLTILVWPIVVIGSVIMAIVSSIFIGLYGSAIVYQERSFKRGVAYVIAMVAEFDEYTNDWLYLREGSIFPKPKYRKKRVSHSPDVSVGGSRSSEGKHSGHHHPMQAPGVMLMPTLSSSRSVREVIREVKMVQVWENLMQSSESVGKELLDANVITPGELYDWLNAKKGNESAIIGIGLPCYSFFQNLLRSIKVGSEGLVLLDGLEITHLNRPQDRLLDWFFHPIMVIKEQIRVIQLSEGEIRYLEKVILFGSDSQRMKSWDNGSYEPEDTLRLAQIQGISRRLIGLTRGASKLPTYRRKYRQVIKKLILYCMDKDGTTRSMSMRSVASV from the exons ATGCTAAACGTGTTGCCAGATTGGTTGAAGATCATCTATGTTGTTTTTGCCTTCTGTTCTGCTCTGTTCTTCGGTGCTTTCAAAA GTTTGTTGGTGGGTCCGATTGCTGCTTTGATTCTTATTGTAGGAAATGTTGTAGTGATTTTAGCTCTGTTTCCTACACATGTTGCATGGACTGTATACACCCTTCTCAA GACTCATAGATTTGATGCACCGTTGAAAGTGGCATTCTTGTTTGGTGTGCCTGCTCTGTTTGGGCTTTGGTTGAGTCTAAGCATAGGAGGTAGTGTTCTTGTGGGTGTTGGCTATGGCTTTTTTGCTCCATTGATTTCATCTTTTGAAGCTTTTAGACAAGAAGATGAATCTCACAAGTTCTTTCATTCCATTGTG GATGGAACATGGGGAACAATTAAAGGAAGTTGCACTGTGGTTAGAGATTTTGCTGACATTTGTTATCATTCTTACCCGCTCTACTTGAAGGAGCTTCGCGAAACCCCTGCTTCTAACGAGCTTCGAACTCTTAG GTTAATTCATGTGCCAGCATGCATAATTGTGGGATTACTGGGACTAATAGTTGATGTTCCTCTGTACACTGCGATTGCGATAATAAAGAGTCCGTACATGTTGTTTAAAGGGTGGCAAAGACTCATACATGACCTGATTAGTCGCGAAGGCCCGTTTCTTGAAACCGCATGCATACCCATTGCTGGTTTGACCATTCTTGTCTGGCCCATTGTTGTTATTGGGAGTGTTATTATGGCTATTGTTTCAAGCATTTTCATTGGTTTGTATGGATCGGCTATTGTATATCAG GAAAGATCCTTCAAGAGGGGCGTTGCTTATGTAATCGCCATGGTTGCTGAGTTTGATGAGTATACCAACGACTGGCTGTATCTTAGAGAGGGTTCAATATTCCCCAA GCCAAAATATAGAAAGAAAAGAGTTTCACATTCACCGGACGTTTCGGTTGGCGGTAGTCGGTCATCTGAAGGCAAACATAGCGGTCATCATCATCCGATGCAGGCTCCTGGTGTAATGCTGATGCCCACACTTTCATCATCAAGATCAGTTAGGGAGGTCATAAGGGAAGTTAAAATGGTGCAG GTTTGGGAAAACTTGATGCAATCTTCGGAAAGTGTGGGGAAGGAACTACTTGATGCAAATGTGATAACTCCTGGCGAACTTTATGATTGGTTAAACGCCAAAAAGGGAAATGAGTCAGCCATCATCGGTATCGGGTTACCTTGTTACTCGTTCTTCCAAAATCTTCTTCGCTCGATCAAAGTTGGTTCCGAGGGTCTAGTGCTTCTTGATGGGCTTGAAATAACCCATTTAAATCGACCCCAAGACAGATTGTTAGACTGGTTTTTTCATCCGATCATGGTTATCAAAGAACAAATTAGAGTGATCCAGCTGAGCGAAGGCGAGATAAGGTACTTAGAGAAAGTAATTCTGTTTGGGAGTGATTCGCAACGTATGAAATCTTGGGATAATGGTAGTTATGAACCTGAAGACACTCTTAGATTAGCTCAGATTCAGGGGATCAGCAGAAG GTTGATAGGGCTAACGCGTGGTGCATCGAAGCTGCCAACTTATAGAAGAAAGTATCGACAAGTGATCAAGAAGTTGATCCTCTATTGTATGGATAAGGACGGGACAACACGGTCAATGTCTATGAGATCAGTAGCAAGTGTGTAG